A stretch of Nonomuraea africana DNA encodes these proteins:
- a CDS encoding DoxX family protein yields the protein MRRTLHDLATLAARIGVGGLFFANGWHKLEVGLTATGTQFAAQGAPAPGAWAAVTMLTELIGGALLVAGLFTPMLGLVLFAETLAVFFVARPLNPIDTNLIVALGAASVLLAVTGAGRVSVDHMVVIRRREAEAADEFAAENEADDVIAALRDPDAVRELGARRDAVPPDSGSPDSGSPDPSLPVMDRPVADSRGSGETDAGSPDPGAREEAGPGDDTAPHHLPRTVADELPGDTLVAGKKTASAARSGRGRSARKPADPAE from the coding sequence GTGAGACGGACTCTCCACGATCTCGCCACGCTCGCCGCCAGGATCGGGGTCGGCGGGCTCTTCTTCGCCAACGGCTGGCACAAGCTCGAGGTCGGGCTCACCGCCACCGGCACGCAGTTCGCCGCGCAGGGCGCTCCCGCTCCGGGGGCGTGGGCGGCGGTCACCATGCTCACCGAGCTGATCGGCGGGGCGCTGCTCGTCGCCGGGCTGTTCACGCCGATGCTCGGCCTGGTGCTGTTCGCCGAGACGCTGGCCGTCTTCTTCGTCGCCAGGCCGCTGAACCCGATCGACACCAACCTCATCGTGGCGCTGGGCGCGGCCTCGGTGCTGCTGGCGGTGACGGGGGCCGGGCGCGTCTCCGTCGACCACATGGTGGTGATCAGGCGCAGGGAGGCCGAGGCGGCCGACGAGTTCGCCGCCGAGAACGAGGCCGACGACGTCATCGCCGCCCTCCGCGACCCCGACGCCGTCCGGGAGCTCGGTGCCCGCAGAGACGCCGTTCCCCCTGACTCCGGCTCCCCTGACTCCGGCTCCCCTGACCCGAGCCTCCCGGTCATGGACCGCCCTGTCGCGGATTCCCGTGGATCAGGCGAGACCGACGCGGGTTCGCCGGATCCGGGCGCGCGCGAGGAGGCGGGGCCAGGTGACGACACCGCGCCGCATCACCTGCCGCGCACCGTGGCCGACGAGCTGCCCGGGGACACGCTGGTGGCGGGCAAGAAGACGGCGAGCGCCGCGCGGAGCGGACGCGGCCGGTCCGCCAGGAAGCCGGCCGACCCCGCCGAGTGA
- a CDS encoding MarR family winged helix-turn-helix transcriptional regulator: protein MTTELELPAGLDETLGWLLAQVFHGHMSASQRALEGFPGSQRGYMVVNAAVNGCARNQIDMAKQLRLDRTVMVYLVDELVEAGLVERVPDPGDRRSKMIVATDKGRARLEEATAVLCRVDDHVLAPLEPGERAALREMLQRVAAHYLATGGDYSAACATAAAATDK from the coding sequence GCTCCTCGCCCAGGTCTTCCATGGCCACATGTCCGCCTCGCAGCGGGCGCTCGAGGGCTTTCCCGGCTCCCAGCGCGGCTACATGGTCGTCAACGCGGCGGTGAACGGCTGCGCCCGCAACCAGATCGACATGGCCAAGCAGTTGCGCCTCGACCGCACCGTGATGGTCTACCTGGTCGACGAGCTGGTGGAGGCGGGGCTGGTCGAGCGGGTGCCCGACCCGGGCGACCGGCGCAGCAAGATGATCGTGGCCACCGACAAGGGCAGGGCCCGCCTGGAGGAGGCCACGGCCGTCCTGTGCCGCGTCGACGACCACGTGCTGGCCCCGCTGGAGCCGGGCGAGCGCGCCGCCCTGCGCGAGATGCTCCAGCGCGTCGCCGCTCACTACCTGGCCACGGGCGGCGACTACTCCGCGGCCTGCGCTACCGCGGCAGCCGCTACCGACAAATAG
- a CDS encoding DMT family transporter, giving the protein MTSTSLGRWLPAYLLLALIWGNSFFFIKVAVGTLHPLQVSFGRMAIGAATLLVALALTRRALPRDPRLWGHFQVASVVLTTVPFTLFAYGEQYVSSVVAAIWNATTPLCTLAFTLLLRAEKPSAGRMAGLGLGFAGVMVVLGVWQPLSGGALGGSLACFGAALCYGVGGSYLGRFITGRRSEPPVVLAAGQLLSGALQLALITPLAGVALVDLSAPAAVWWSMLALGGLGTGVAYLLLYGVQARAGVTTTSTVTYLLPVFAVVSGVLVLGESLAWNQPVGAAVILVAIAMTQGLLTRRRAPAPPQPMEPGPASRESMEPRPASPEPVELGSVNSETLTPETSVPGPAIRRAEV; this is encoded by the coding sequence ATGACGAGCACCTCCCTGGGCCGCTGGCTGCCCGCCTATCTGCTGCTGGCCCTCATCTGGGGCAACAGCTTCTTCTTCATCAAGGTCGCCGTGGGCACCCTCCACCCGCTCCAGGTCTCCTTCGGCCGCATGGCGATCGGCGCCGCGACCCTGCTGGTCGCCCTGGCGCTCACCCGCAGGGCGCTGCCCCGCGACCCGCGCCTGTGGGGCCACTTCCAGGTGGCCTCCGTGGTGCTCACCACCGTGCCCTTCACCCTTTTCGCGTACGGCGAGCAGTACGTCTCCTCGGTCGTGGCCGCCATCTGGAACGCCACGACCCCGCTGTGCACGCTCGCCTTCACGCTCCTGCTGCGCGCCGAGAAGCCGAGCGCGGGCAGGATGGCGGGGCTCGGACTGGGATTCGCGGGCGTGATGGTGGTGCTCGGGGTGTGGCAGCCGCTGAGCGGCGGCGCGCTCGGCGGCAGCCTGGCCTGCTTCGGGGCGGCGCTCTGCTACGGCGTGGGCGGCTCCTACCTGGGCCGTTTCATCACCGGGCGCCGTTCGGAGCCGCCGGTGGTGCTCGCGGCGGGCCAGCTGCTGAGCGGCGCGCTGCAGCTGGCGTTGATCACGCCGCTGGCGGGAGTGGCGCTGGTCGACCTGTCCGCGCCGGCCGCGGTGTGGTGGAGCATGCTGGCCCTGGGCGGGCTCGGCACCGGTGTCGCCTACCTGCTGCTGTACGGGGTCCAGGCGCGCGCGGGGGTGACGACGACCTCGACGGTGACGTACCTGCTGCCGGTCTTCGCGGTGGTGTCGGGCGTGCTGGTGCTGGGGGAGAGCCTGGCGTGGAACCAGCCCGTGGGGGCGGCGGTGATCCTCGTCGCGATCGCCATGACCCAGGGCCTCCTGACCCGCCGCCGCGCTCCCGCACCCCCACAGCCCATGGAGCCGGGACCCGCATCCCGTGAGTCCATGGAGCCGCGACCGGCATCCCCGGAACCCGTGGAGCTGGGATCCGTGAACTCGGAGACCTTGACCCCAGAGACCTCCGTTCCCGGGCCGGCGATCAGGCGAGCCGAGGTCTGA